The proteins below are encoded in one region of Bacteroides uniformis:
- a CDS encoding 8-amino-7-oxononanoate synthase, with product MNAIEYMQQELQTLKEHSNLRRLPQLTHEGRTVIADGRHMLNLSSNDYLGLAADRQLKEEFLQTLTPDTFLPTSSSSRLLTGNFGIYEELETELATLFGTETALVLNSGYHANMGILPAVSDAQTLILADKLVHASIIDGIRLSTARCIRFRHNDLVQLERLLEQHHATFRQLIIVTESIFSMDGDQADLTALVRLKKRYSNVLLYVDEAHAFGVRGLRGLGCAEETGCIRDIDFLVGTFGKAAASAGAYIACCRTIREYLVNRMRTLIFTTALPPTSIAWTLFIVRKLAGMQDRREHLARISRTLREALQAKGYGCPSASHIVPLIIGPSADTVLCAELLQRHGFYALPVRPPTVPERTSRIRFSLTADIREDEIGELIPLIPLKEERNTNAIRF from the coding sequence ATGAATGCAATAGAATATATGCAGCAAGAGCTGCAAACATTGAAAGAACACAGCAACCTGCGCCGCCTGCCGCAACTGACACACGAGGGACGCACGGTTATAGCCGATGGCCGGCATATGCTGAACCTTTCGTCCAACGACTACCTGGGCCTGGCTGCCGACCGCCAGCTAAAGGAAGAATTCCTGCAGACACTGACACCGGACACCTTCCTGCCGACTTCCTCCTCCTCCCGCCTGCTGACGGGGAACTTCGGGATTTACGAAGAACTGGAGACGGAACTCGCCACACTTTTCGGCACAGAGACAGCACTGGTGCTCAATAGCGGCTATCATGCCAATATGGGGATTCTGCCCGCCGTGAGCGATGCACAAACCCTAATACTGGCAGACAAGCTGGTGCATGCCAGCATCATCGACGGCATCCGCCTATCCACCGCACGCTGCATCCGCTTCCGCCACAACGACCTGGTGCAACTGGAACGCCTGCTGGAACAACACCATGCAACATTCCGGCAATTGATTATCGTCACAGAAAGCATCTTCAGCATGGACGGTGACCAAGCCGACCTCACGGCATTGGTGCGTTTGAAAAAAAGATACTCCAACGTACTGCTCTATGTGGACGAAGCCCATGCATTCGGCGTAAGGGGACTGCGCGGCCTGGGCTGCGCCGAAGAAACCGGATGCATCCGGGATATAGATTTCCTCGTGGGCACCTTCGGCAAGGCAGCGGCATCTGCCGGCGCATACATCGCCTGTTGCCGGACGATACGCGAGTATCTCGTCAACCGGATGCGAACCCTCATCTTCACCACGGCATTGCCTCCGACAAGTATTGCCTGGACACTGTTTATCGTGCGGAAACTTGCCGGAATGCAGGACCGCCGCGAGCATCTGGCAAGAATCAGCCGGACGCTGCGCGAAGCATTACAAGCCAAGGGGTACGGATGCCCTAGCGCAAGCCATATCGTCCCCTTGATTATCGGCCCCAGTGCCGACACTGTGCTGTGCGCAGAGTTGCTGCAGAGGCATGGGTTCTATGCACTGCCGGTACGCCCGCCCACAGTGCCCGAAAGGACATCACGCATCCGCTTTTCGCTGACGGCAGACATACGGGAAGATGAGATTGGAGAACTGATACCCCTTATTCCCCTAAAGGAAGAGAGGAATACTAACGCTATACGATTCTAA
- a CDS encoding pimeloyl-ACP methyl esterase BioG family protein gives MKQSYIIHEHHPRLLLFFAGWGADETPFKMYRPAASDFMVCYDYRTLDFDASGLEEYREINLIGWSMGVWAASQTVPQLSSPGTSGEGIHMANSIAINGTPYPIDQHMGIPPAIYHGTLDGLTGASLHKFLRRMCANGAAFKAFLEITPRRPLEELRDELTEIEKMYHTLPAATFHWQQAVTGGNDRIIPPANQLQAWEILGTPVLQTEDAHYQEELFRHYLQDLWTSH, from the coding sequence ATGAAACAAAGTTACATTATACACGAGCATCATCCCCGGCTATTGCTGTTCTTTGCCGGCTGGGGAGCCGATGAGACGCCTTTCAAAATGTATCGTCCGGCAGCCAGCGACTTCATGGTGTGCTATGACTACCGCACACTGGATTTTGACGCCTCCGGACTGGAAGAATACCGCGAAATCAACCTCATCGGCTGGTCTATGGGGGTATGGGCGGCTTCGCAGACCGTGCCACAGCTCTCATCGCCAGGTACGTCCGGCGAAGGTATCCATATGGCAAACAGCATCGCCATCAACGGAACGCCCTACCCCATAGACCAGCATATGGGCATTCCACCCGCCATCTACCACGGGACATTGGACGGACTGACTGGGGCTTCACTGCACAAATTCCTCCGCCGCATGTGCGCCAACGGAGCAGCCTTCAAAGCTTTCCTGGAAATCACCCCCCGCCGTCCGCTGGAAGAGTTGAGAGATGAGTTGACGGAGATTGAGAAGATGTACCACACACTGCCTGCTGCCACCTTCCATTGGCAGCAGGCAGTAACGGGAGGCAACGACCGCATCATTCCACCAGCCAACCAGCTGCAAGCCTGGGAAATACTCGGCACCCCCGTACTGCAAACGGAGGATGCCCACTACCAGGAAGAGTTATTCAGACATTACCTGCAAGACCTATGGACAAGCCACTGA
- the bioC gene encoding malonyl-ACP O-methyltransferase BioC, translating into MDKPLNPMDKQLIAARFAKARNTYTREARVQQQVAEKMMQLIKEPYTRFRRVVEFGCGTGSYSRILLHTLQPEALLLNDLCREMEECVKELCDGTTVQFVPGDAEAIDFPGETDLITSCSTLQWFNDPGAFFTRCHQALVADGLLAFSTFGATNMHEIRQLTGHGLDYLSVEELQALLSPGFDILHAEEEVISLPFPTPQAVLKHLKQTGVTGTEKRMWTRSRLQSFCKEYTTRFSDAAGNVSLTYHPIYIIARKKTK; encoded by the coding sequence ATGGACAAGCCACTGAACCCGATGGACAAACAACTGATAGCCGCCCGCTTTGCCAAAGCCCGGAATACCTATACCCGGGAGGCCCGCGTGCAGCAACAAGTCGCCGAGAAGATGATGCAGCTCATAAAGGAACCATACACACGTTTCCGCCGTGTCGTAGAGTTTGGCTGCGGAACGGGAAGCTACTCACGTATCCTCCTCCACACCTTGCAACCGGAAGCTCTGCTGCTGAACGACTTGTGCCGGGAAATGGAGGAGTGCGTCAAGGAACTTTGCGACGGCACTACCGTGCAGTTCGTCCCCGGTGATGCCGAAGCCATCGACTTCCCCGGAGAAACCGACCTGATAACCTCGTGCTCCACCCTGCAATGGTTCAACGACCCAGGTGCTTTCTTCACCCGCTGCCACCAAGCACTGGTGGCAGACGGCCTGCTTGCCTTCAGCACCTTCGGCGCCACAAACATGCACGAAATACGCCAACTGACTGGGCACGGGCTGGACTATCTCTCCGTTGAGGAGCTGCAAGCCCTGCTGTCTCCCGGTTTCGATATTCTTCATGCCGAAGAAGAGGTGATATCCTTGCCCTTCCCCACTCCCCAGGCAGTGCTGAAGCATCTGAAGCAAACCGGAGTCACGGGTACGGAAAAAAGGATGTGGACGCGTAGTCGCCTGCAATCCTTCTGCAAAGAATACACAACCCGGTTCAGTGATGCCGCAGGCAACGTAAG